The Wolbachia endosymbiont of Drosophila innubila region AACTTACTGTACCTGTATCGTACATAACTTACAACTTGTTTTACTCCCTTTACTTTTCTTGCAATTGCTATTACAGCTTTTAATTCCGCTTTATTTTGGGCTATACCCATCAAATAAACAACTCTATCAACCGTATTAACGCTATAATTAATTGACTTAATATTTCTTTTTCCCAGGAGTCTTGTTCTTATTTCCGCTGTTATCATGCCATCTACAGTGGTGTCTAGCATGGAAGCCATTTGAATTGGTATTACTCTTATTTCATTTATCACTTCTTTAATTTCTTTTTGCTGCCAAGCTATTTTTTCTGCTGTAAGTTGTTTTTCAGGAGTGTCAACACTTCCAATGAGCAATACTCTTCCTTCACTTACTTTAACCTTTATGGATGA contains the following coding sequences:
- a CDS encoding BON domain-containing protein, whose product is MRLITSFLLAIFLITQSGCTTLIIGGVVATAAATAITMQDKSLGNIIDDTTMVIRINKELLKHGLFSSIKVKVSEGRVLLIGSVDTPEKQLTAEKIAWQQKEIKEVINEIRVIPIQMASMLDTTVDGMITAEIRTRLLGKRNIKSINYSVNTVDRVVYLMGIAQNKAELKAVIAIARKVKGVKQVVSYVRYRYSKLRH